The following proteins come from a genomic window of Geminicoccaceae bacterium SCSIO 64248:
- a CDS encoding 2-dehydropantoate 2-reductase: protein MRICIFGAGAIGGGLAVFLARAGHEVSVVARGLHLRAIRTGGLRVRRDGRELRADVAASDDPAELGVQDTVFVTVKAHSLPGLAGAFAPLLGPDTAVVTAMNGVPYWYFHGDDGPFRGQRLTSLDPEGALWRALPPERAIGCVVYPASAVVEPGVIAMGGLNRFPLGEPDGTISDRVRGLSEVMTEAGIDAPVVPRIRDEIWSKLWGNLTMNPLSVLTLAGLGTLATSPVIRPVVHAMMEEGRAVGQALGVRFAIGIEERIGHAAALGDHKTSMLQDLEGGRPMEIDALVGVVGELGRLTGVSTPTIDTVLQLVRMRALA, encoded by the coding sequence TTGCGCATCTGCATCTTCGGCGCCGGCGCGATCGGCGGCGGCCTCGCCGTTTTCCTCGCCCGCGCCGGTCATGAGGTCTCCGTGGTCGCGCGCGGCCTGCATCTCCGCGCGATCCGGACGGGCGGCCTGCGGGTCCGGCGCGACGGCCGCGAGCTGCGGGCTGACGTCGCGGCCAGCGACGATCCTGCCGAGCTCGGCGTGCAGGATACCGTGTTCGTCACAGTCAAGGCCCATTCCCTGCCCGGCCTGGCCGGCGCCTTCGCGCCGCTGCTCGGTCCCGACACCGCCGTCGTGACGGCGATGAACGGCGTGCCCTACTGGTATTTCCACGGCGATGACGGGCCGTTTCGCGGCCAGCGCCTGACCAGCCTCGATCCCGAGGGCGCCCTGTGGCGCGCCCTGCCGCCCGAGCGCGCGATCGGCTGCGTCGTCTATCCCGCCTCGGCCGTGGTCGAGCCCGGCGTGATCGCCATGGGCGGCCTCAACCGCTTCCCGCTCGGCGAGCCGGACGGCACGATCTCCGACCGGGTCCGCGGCCTGTCGGAGGTGATGACCGAAGCGGGCATCGACGCGCCGGTCGTCCCGCGCATCCGCGACGAGATCTGGTCCAAGCTCTGGGGCAATCTCACGATGAACCCGCTGAGCGTGCTGACCCTGGCCGGGCTCGGCACGCTCGCGACCTCGCCCGTGATCCGTCCCGTCGTGCATGCGATGATGGAGGAGGGCCGCGCCGTCGGCCAGGCGCTGGGCGTGCGCTTCGCCATCGGCATCGAGGAGCGTATCGGCCACGCCGCCGCCCTGGGCGACCACAAGACCTCGATGCTGCAGGACCTGGAAGGCGGCCGCCCGATGGAGATCGACGCGCTGGTCGGCGTGGTCGGCGAGCTCGGCCGCCTGACCGGCGTGTCCACGCCCACGATCGACACGGTGCTCCAGCTCGTGCGGATGCGGGCGCTGGCCTGA
- a CDS encoding PHB depolymerase family esterase, producing MNERPSSFAVPLWQRAARRLRRTYIGLGRGAADLGARAGGQLAHGARFESRRLAGRDYTLFVPSGAVTGVRMPLLVMLHGCAQDPDGFAADTGMNVIAEAETFLVAYPAQNAEANRHRCWNWFLPEHQARGAGEPAWMARLVEAIGRVHKVDERRVYVAGLSAGGAMALVLAATYPDRFAAAAAVAGMPYAAARDGLSAVHLMRRDRETPPGVTWLDPWRQLARSLPQARWPSPVWPQPPPTDAELSARLAEAMAGHRRVVPLVLFQGTDDAVVNPVNAEAIVRQWQGLAAGEAGALRIVQDRGLAPGGRAYTRAVHGDATGREVIGVYTVDGMGHAWPGGRAFGSTLRDGTKLTDPQGPDASRLIWDFVSRHRLPDAAREPAAERPRRAV from the coding sequence ATGAACGAGCGTCCGTCGTCCTTTGCCGTGCCGTTGTGGCAGCGCGCCGCGCGCCGCCTGCGCCGGACCTATATCGGTCTCGGGCGCGGCGCGGCGGATCTGGGCGCACGCGCCGGCGGCCAGCTCGCGCACGGCGCGCGGTTCGAGAGCCGTCGCCTCGCCGGACGCGACTACACGCTGTTCGTGCCGAGCGGCGCGGTTACCGGCGTGCGCATGCCGCTGCTCGTCATGCTGCATGGCTGCGCGCAGGATCCGGACGGCTTCGCCGCCGACACTGGGATGAACGTGATCGCGGAGGCCGAGACCTTCCTGGTCGCCTATCCCGCCCAGAACGCCGAAGCGAACCGGCATCGCTGCTGGAACTGGTTCCTGCCGGAGCATCAGGCGCGCGGCGCGGGCGAGCCCGCCTGGATGGCGCGTCTCGTCGAAGCGATCGGCCGGGTGCACAAGGTCGACGAGCGCCGGGTCTATGTCGCGGGCCTGTCGGCCGGCGGCGCCATGGCGCTGGTGCTGGCCGCGACCTATCCCGACCGCTTCGCCGCCGCGGCCGCCGTGGCCGGCATGCCCTACGCGGCGGCGCGGGACGGGCTTTCGGCCGTGCATCTGATGCGTCGCGACCGCGAGACGCCGCCGGGCGTCACCTGGCTCGATCCGTGGCGGCAGCTCGCGCGCTCGCTGCCGCAGGCGCGCTGGCCCTCTCCGGTCTGGCCGCAGCCTCCGCCGACCGACGCCGAGCTTTCGGCGCGCCTCGCCGAAGCGATGGCCGGTCATCGCCGCGTCGTGCCGCTCGTCCTGTTCCAGGGAACCGACGACGCGGTCGTGAACCCGGTCAACGCCGAGGCGATCGTGCGGCAATGGCAGGGACTGGCGGCCGGCGAGGCGGGGGCGCTCCGGATCGTCCAGGATCGCGGCCTGGCGCCGGGCGGTCGGGCCTATACCCGCGCGGTGCACGGCGACGCGACCGGCCGCGAGGTGATCGGCGTCTACACCGTGGACGGCATGGGCCATGCCTGGCCGGGCGGCCGCGCCTTCGGCTCGACCCTGCGCGACGGCACCAAGCTGACCGATCCGCAAGGGCCGGACGCCAGCCGCCTGATCTGGGACTTCGTCAGCCGGCACCGCCTGCCCGACGCGGCGCGGGAGCCGGCCGCCGAGCGGCCGCGCCGCGCCGTGTGA
- a CDS encoding DUF3309 family protein has product MSPALVILVVLIVILIAVSPNWGHSRNWGYMPSGTVGIVIIIVLILVLLGRV; this is encoded by the coding sequence ATGTCGCCAGCCCTGGTCATTCTCGTCGTCCTGATCGTGATCCTGATCGCCGTTTCGCCCAATTGGGGCCACAGCCGGAACTGGGGCTACATGCCGAGCGGCACGGTCGGCATCGTCATCATCATTGTCCTGATCCTGGTCCTGCTCGGCCGGGTCTGA
- the hisE gene encoding phosphoribosyl-ATP diphosphatase: protein MLVPSIDLMDGHAVQLIGGEEKALDAGDPAPVAARFGRVGEVAVIDLDAALGRGSNAGVIKALLPGIRARVGGGIRSYEAALDWLDAGAWRIILGTAAKPELLSRLPRERVIAALDARDGEVVVEGWRKRTGEDLLGRIAALRDHVGGFLVTFVEREGRLGGTDLALAKAVVEAAGTAHVTIAGGVTTAEEIRALDAIGADAQVGMALYTDRLPLAEAFAAPLRTDRADGLYATVVADERGQALGLAWSSRESLARAIETGKGVYRSRSRSSIWVKGESSGATQELLRVELDCDRDAIRFTVRQKGAGFCHLDTPTCWGDERGLAALVRTLEARRADAPKGSYTARLFADRTLLDGKLLEEAKELTEAQARGNVVHEAADVLFFTLARLAAEGIPLAEVEAELDRRALKVTRRD from the coding sequence ATGCTCGTGCCCTCGATCGACCTGATGGACGGTCACGCCGTCCAGCTCATCGGCGGTGAGGAGAAGGCGCTCGACGCCGGCGACCCCGCGCCGGTCGCGGCGCGCTTCGGCCGCGTCGGCGAGGTGGCGGTGATCGACCTCGACGCGGCCCTCGGCCGCGGCTCGAACGCCGGCGTGATCAAGGCTCTGCTGCCCGGCATCCGGGCGCGGGTCGGCGGCGGCATCCGCTCCTACGAGGCGGCTCTCGACTGGCTCGACGCCGGGGCGTGGCGGATCATCCTGGGCACGGCCGCAAAGCCCGAGCTTTTGTCCCGCCTGCCGCGCGAGCGCGTGATCGCCGCGCTCGACGCCCGCGACGGCGAGGTCGTGGTCGAGGGCTGGCGGAAGCGCACGGGTGAGGACCTGCTCGGACGGATCGCGGCGCTGCGCGACCATGTCGGCGGCTTCCTCGTCACCTTCGTCGAGCGCGAAGGCCGCCTGGGCGGCACCGACCTCGCGCTCGCCAAGGCGGTGGTCGAGGCCGCGGGCACGGCGCACGTCACGATCGCGGGCGGCGTGACCACGGCCGAGGAGATCCGCGCGCTCGACGCGATCGGCGCCGACGCCCAGGTCGGCATGGCGCTCTACACGGACCGGCTGCCGCTGGCCGAGGCGTTCGCCGCGCCGCTTCGCACCGACCGCGCCGACGGCCTCTACGCCACGGTCGTGGCCGACGAGCGCGGCCAGGCGCTGGGCCTCGCCTGGTCGAGCCGGGAGTCGCTGGCCCGGGCGATCGAGACCGGAAAGGGGGTCTATCGCTCGCGCTCGCGCTCCTCGATCTGGGTCAAGGGCGAAAGCTCGGGCGCGACCCAGGAACTGCTGCGCGTCGAGCTCGACTGCGACCGTGACGCCATCCGCTTCACCGTGCGGCAGAAGGGCGCCGGCTTCTGCCATCTCGACACGCCGACCTGCTGGGGCGATGAGCGGGGGTTGGCGGCGCTCGTCCGCACGCTGGAGGCCCGCCGCGCCGATGCTCCTAAGGGCTCCTACACCGCGCGCCTGTTCGCCGACCGCACCCTGCTGGACGGCAAGCTCCTGGAGGAGGCGAAGGAGCTGACCGAGGCGCAGGCGCGCGGCAACGTGGTGCACGAGGCGGCCGACGTGCTGTTCTTCACCCTCGCGCGGCTCGCGGCCGAGGGCATTCCGCTGGCCGAGGTCGAGGCGGAACTCGACCGCCGCGCCCTCAAGGTGACGCGGCGGGACTGA
- a CDS encoding HPF/RaiA family ribosome-associated protein, with product MQTPLQITFRNIETSEAVEGRIRERADRLERFSNDIVGCRAVIEVPHRSPGSGKHALALALEVDVPGKTLIAKGEAPPSETRDTTGRMIGEVFDAMVRQLEDYHQLRRRDINRPQGGSASQVGSVVRLYKEQDYGFIEVKDGPSLYFHRSVVHADGFDRLALGASVAFTIAAQEGPMGPQASQVRPLGEAHASN from the coding sequence ATGCAAACGCCGTTGCAGATCACGTTCCGCAACATCGAGACGTCCGAGGCCGTGGAGGGGCGCATCCGCGAGCGGGCCGATCGACTGGAGCGCTTCAGCAACGACATCGTCGGCTGCAGGGCGGTGATCGAGGTGCCGCATCGCAGCCCCGGCAGCGGCAAGCATGCGCTCGCCCTCGCGCTCGAGGTCGACGTGCCCGGCAAGACCCTGATCGCCAAGGGCGAGGCGCCGCCCTCGGAGACGCGCGACACCACAGGCCGCATGATCGGCGAGGTCTTCGACGCCATGGTGCGCCAGCTCGAGGACTATCACCAGCTGCGTCGTCGCGACATCAACCGGCCGCAGGGCGGCAGCGCGTCCCAGGTCGGCAGCGTCGTGCGCCTCTACAAGGAGCAGGACTACGGCTTCATCGAGGTCAAGGACGGTCCCAGCCTGTACTTCCACCGCAGCGTGGTCCACGCCGACGGCTTCGACCGTCTCGCGCTGGGCGCGAGCGTCGCCTTCACGATCGCGGCGCAGGAAGGGCCGATGGGTCCGCAGGCGAGCCAGGTCCGCCCGCTCGGCGAGGCCCACGCCTCGAACTGA
- a CDS encoding GntR family transcriptional regulator — MSETNTRGALALGAELIARPSLHDQVVTRLRDMIIEGVLASGTRIHETDLGRRLGVSRTPLREGLKVLASEGLVELIAGRGAVVREFRPKDAHDMLIVLATLEGLAARLACAHGSDADIAAVRDLHDRMMERYAARDRLEYFKLNQSIHSAIVRMADNEPLALMQDQMQARVKRIRFIGHEGPEKWALAVAEHEQMIAALEARDGERLADILSRHLMVTWSRVRDRM, encoded by the coding sequence ATGAGCGAGACGAACACGCGAGGCGCGCTGGCGCTCGGCGCCGAGCTGATCGCGCGGCCGAGCCTGCACGATCAGGTGGTGACCCGGTTGCGCGACATGATCATCGAAGGCGTGCTGGCGTCCGGCACGCGGATCCACGAAACCGATCTCGGCCGCCGGCTCGGTGTGTCACGCACGCCCTTGCGCGAGGGGCTGAAGGTCCTGGCGAGCGAGGGACTGGTCGAGCTGATCGCCGGGCGCGGCGCGGTCGTGCGCGAGTTCCGGCCGAAGGACGCGCACGACATGCTGATCGTGCTCGCCACGCTCGAGGGCCTGGCCGCCCGGCTCGCCTGCGCCCACGGCAGCGACGCCGACATCGCCGCGGTCCGCGACCTGCACGACCGCATGATGGAGCGCTACGCCGCGCGCGACCGGCTGGAATACTTCAAGCTCAACCAGAGCATCCACAGCGCGATCGTGCGCATGGCCGACAACGAGCCGCTCGCCCTGATGCAGGACCAGATGCAGGCGCGGGTCAAGCGCATCCGCTTCATCGGCCACGAGGGGCCGGAGAAATGGGCGCTCGCGGTCGCCGAGCACGAGCAGATGATCGCGGCTCTGGAGGCCCGGGACGGCGAGCGCCTGGCCGACATCCTCTCGCGTCACCTCATGGTCACCTGGAGCCGCGTGCGCGACAGGATGTGA
- a CDS encoding 4-hydroxythreonine-4-phosphate dehydrogenase PdxA, with protein MSNETAQHADSSPKPLIALAMGDPAGISPELTARGVMDTDVRAAARLIVIGDARILDEGARVAGLALDTQTVRTETDALAAASGERPVLVDLGHLALEDVRRGEATLAGGTFATENFRRALAMAKAGTVEAVCFTPFNKAANRQAYPGYDDENRFVCDVIGWQGSAREFNVLESIWNARVTSHIPLSAVASTITKDLILHELELTGQCLRQAGIAKPRVAVAALNPHAGDGGNFGREEIEVIEPAVEAAKAKGFDVVGPYPADTVYLRAPKEGCHAVLTMYHDQGQIAMKLMGFDRGVTMLGGLPFPICTPAHGTAYDIAGKGIANIGATRAALLLAARMAERARVGADAAA; from the coding sequence GTGTCGAACGAGACCGCCCAGCACGCCGACAGCAGCCCCAAGCCCCTCATCGCCCTGGCGATGGGCGACCCCGCCGGCATCAGCCCGGAGCTGACCGCGCGCGGCGTCATGGACACCGACGTGCGCGCCGCCGCCCGGCTGATCGTGATCGGCGACGCCCGCATCCTGGACGAGGGCGCGCGCGTGGCCGGCCTCGCGCTCGACACGCAGACGGTTCGCACCGAGACCGACGCGCTCGCCGCCGCGAGCGGCGAGCGGCCCGTGCTGGTCGACCTCGGCCATCTCGCGCTCGAGGACGTGCGGCGCGGCGAGGCGACCCTGGCGGGCGGCACCTTCGCGACCGAGAATTTCCGCCGCGCGCTCGCGATGGCCAAGGCCGGCACGGTCGAGGCGGTCTGCTTCACGCCTTTCAACAAGGCCGCCAACCGGCAGGCCTATCCCGGCTACGACGACGAGAATCGCTTCGTGTGCGACGTGATCGGCTGGCAGGGCTCGGCGCGCGAGTTCAACGTGCTGGAATCGATCTGGAACGCGCGCGTGACCTCGCACATTCCGCTGTCGGCAGTCGCCAGCACGATCACCAAGGACCTGATCCTGCACGAGCTCGAGCTGACCGGGCAGTGCCTGCGCCAGGCCGGGATCGCGAAGCCGCGCGTCGCGGTCGCCGCGCTGAACCCGCATGCCGGCGACGGCGGCAATTTCGGCCGCGAGGAGATCGAGGTGATCGAGCCGGCGGTCGAGGCGGCCAAGGCCAAGGGGTTCGACGTGGTCGGCCCCTACCCGGCGGACACGGTGTACCTGCGCGCGCCCAAGGAAGGCTGCCACGCGGTTCTGACCATGTACCACGACCAGGGCCAGATCGCGATGAAGCTCATGGGCTTCGACCGCGGCGTGACCATGCTGGGCGGCCTGCCCTTCCCGATCTGCACTCCGGCGCACGGCACGGCCTACGACATCGCAGGCAAGGGCATCGCCAATATCGGCGCGACGCGCGCCGCCCTGCTTCTGGCTGCGCGCATGGCCGAACGGGCGCGGGTCGGCGCCGACGCGGCCGCCTAA